Proteins found in one Plasmodium malariae genome assembly, chromosome: 13 genomic segment:
- the PmUG01_13028300 gene encoding syntaxin, Qa-SNARE family, putative: protein MEDILKEIISLSEKKKKEEKGMHEHVQEENCMNGENWKRGENSKRGENSKGGKLKCENGKERKHSDDLKKKKKKRGDSFLVHSEEKTDWGDDASTICPMEDDISIEKANIFSRIINNNKTNEYNVYFKDIEKNVDENTPLFHSVSRLSTSTQLDATTQLDETTQLDETTQLDETNPLNTYLLTVNDINMNIANIYKNIDKINVIKRKIDLNIYDNEKLYTKVNVIINSSEEIINYIKIKINQINKDNENFEKGNNSGSSSHSSCGSRSSTMLSEIKLRVNIFIDVVNKYKCCINKYKNICNHYYEHVNKNIMKHYKLIHPNISDHSIHKLLKQSNYTIEDFLNINNTCYNNNMYCTDIEQIQIEKVKEKYKQLKKLEKNISSLNELYIELAYVIKKRKNIINDIENNTFQMKEYTDDALLNIIEAKRYNALIKQKIVYFSVFLLIIAFIILCPVFFNVALF, encoded by the coding sequence ATGGAGGACATTTTAAAGGAGATCATATCATTAAgcgagaaaaaaaaaaaagaggaaaaggGAATGCATGAACATGTGCAGGAAGAAAATTGCATGAATGGAGAAAATTGGAAGAGGGGAGAAAACTCGAAGAGGGGAGAAAACTCGAAGGGCGGAAAATTAAAGTGtgaaaatggaaaagaaagaaaacaTAGTGATgatctgaaaaaaaaaaaaaaaaaaaggggagaTTCATTCTTGGTACATAGTGAAGAGAAAACGGATTGGGGGGATGATGCATCTACTATATGTCCAATGGAAGATGACATAAGTATAGAGAAAGCAAACATTTTTAgtagaataataaataataacaaaaccaatgaatataatgtttattttaaagatattGAAAAGAATGTAGATGAAAACACACCACTGTTTCATAGTGTAAGCAGGTTAAGTACGTCAACCCAGTTGGACGCTACAACCCAGTTAGACGAAACAACCCAGTTAGACGAAACAACCCAGTTAGACGAAACAAACCCGTTAAACACTTACCTCCTAACAGTGAACGACATCAACATGAACATtgcaaatatttacaaaaatattgacAAGATCaatgttataaaaagaaaaattgacTTGAACATATATGATAATGAAAAGCTGTACACGAAAGTGAACGTTATAATTAACAGTTCGgaagaaataattaattatattaagataaaaattaatcaaaTAAATAAGGACAATGAGAATTTTGAAAAGGGTAATAATAGTGGTAGTAGTAGCCATAGTAGCTGTGGCAGCCGTAGTAGTACCATGCTTAGCGAAATAAAATTACGagttaatatattcattgatgtagtaaataaatataaatgttgtattaataaatataaaaatatttgcaatcattattatgaacatgttaataaaaatattatgaaacaTTACAAATTAATCCATCCAAATATAAGTGATCAtagtatacataaattattaaaacaaaGTAATTACACCATTGAagattttcttaatattaataatacttgctataacaataatatgtATTGTACAGATATAGAGCAAATACaaatagaaaaagtaaaagaaaaatacaaacagctaaaaaaattggagaaaaatatttcctcattaaatgaattatacaTCGAACTAGCATATgttataaagaaaagaaaaaatataatcaatgatattgaaaataatacattcCAGATGAAGGAATACACAGATGATGCACTACTAAATATAATCGAGGCAAAAAGATATAACGCATTAATTAAGCAAAAAATTGTCTATTTCAGTGTATTCCTGCTAATAATTGCCTTCATTATTCTTTGCCCCGTATTCTTCAATGTTGCTCTGTTCTAG
- the ISC3 gene encoding inner membrane complex suture component, putative — protein MSTNNMNKQGEYEALIDDGQHANANNAGMNTEEYYNIYGNNINSANINNVDSTNEHVPLGTPLTYIVGNEGEYIGNMHCENSQEKKRLLTDLKYCSFFIGYIIILLFIILYYLYYGEYARILYGTNYNGQICGKHLKKYAYLYYPLSPKSSKPDILNRYAKCVESCPTSNEYNNNKKLKNSLTKGGEKNEKNENNMTSTTNKKNIQNIKSFFENSFSFFDKNKKNVIMDKKGNTTTNVVYSDYTKSSNSNVYVEYSLNSPYYDSTNIMNICYPKDKTLREKVIYTVFTNRYKVFVNLFSFHNSFFFVFLFVFISLFLCFIYLLLLYYISTTAFHFFLISFPCLMLFCPIYFIHKHLYLIFNPVKGSFFSYHYILSILLCLAIVAHGIISFFILYLYKNTYKYTSRLISITLNFIYNMSTMLYSPIVVSLLSFIWFLISARLYVYIMTAGSTYENRIYLELDSNGNSEIVSLQKIFFYFKSSYLFSIFWIYSFFFVCEILQSLNQFTISYLGTVWYFGDKNSSNYNISGDETMKTILNHHFGSLILSSFISLSTKHMRILFFWTNSTLSLPFFFDHSIQHLKEKFQFILKPISEMIDKYTMSAYCEMSMTSYPYLQACDISSKKLVNSTSPAASLHGITYILNIIIPCFTILVVTFFSFNIFNNFQRYNDLFSPNFIPNPFFAALTIGVLCGIITSYFITVIPTLADSILYCFICECYQKQMIDESPMRKIFTPILLREFILEIYEEYNTKP, from the exons atgagtACCAATAACATGAACAAGCAAGGTGAATATGAAGCTTTAATAGATGATGGACAGCATGCAAATGCAAATAATGCAGGAATGAATACTGAGgagtattataatatatatggaaataatattaatagtgctaatataaataatgtggATAGTACAAATGAACATGTACCACTTGGTACACCTTTAACTTATATTGTAGGTAATGAAGGGGAATATATCGGAAATATGCATTGTGAAAATTCCcaagagaaaaaaagattactcacagatttaaaatattgctcttttttcattggttatataattattttattatttattattttgtattatttatattatggaGAATATGCTCGAATATTATATGGTACAAATTATAATGGTCAGATATGCGGAAaacatttgaaaaaatatgcttatttatattaccCTCTATCACCTAAATCATCGAAACctgatatattaaatagaTATGCGAAGTGTGTGGAATCTTGTCCAACGTCTAAtgagtataataataataaaaaattaaaaaacagcTTAACTAAAGGTGGAgagaaaaatgagaaaaacgAGAATAATATGACAAGTACgacaaataagaaaaatatacaaaatataaaaagcttttttgaaaattctttttccttttttgataaaaataaaaaaaatgtaattatgGATAAGAAAGGAAATACAACAACAAATGTTGTATATAGTGATTATACGAAAAGTTCAAACAGCAATGTGTATGTTGaatattctttaaattcTCCATATTATGATTCaacaaatataatgaatatatgttatcCGAAAGATAAAACATTACGGGAGAAAGTTATATATACAGTCTTTACAAATAGATATAAAgtatttgttaatttattttcttttcacaattcttttttttttgtatttctttttgttttcatttcactatttttatgttttatttatttacttctcttatattatatatcaacaacagcttttcatttttttttaatttcttttccttGTTTAATGTTGTTTTGTCCtatctattttattcataaacatttatatcttatttttaatccTGTTAAGGggtcttttttttcataccaTTATATATTGTCAATTCTGTTATGCCTTGCAATTGTAGCACATGGAATTATATCCTTCTTCATTCTTTActtatacaaaaatacatataaatatacatccAGATTAATCTCAATtactttaaattttatatataatatgtctACTATGCTCTATTCACCGATTGTCGTTTcacttttatcttttatctGGTTTCTCATTTCTGCGCGCTTATACGTGTACATAATGACTGCCGGGTCGACCTACGAAAATAGG ATATATTTGGAACTGGACTCTAATGGGAATAGCGAAATAGTTTCTctccaaaaaatatttttttacttcaagAGTTCCTATCTTTTTTCCAT attttggatttattccttttttttcgtatgTGAAATATTACAATCCTTAAACCAGTTTACCATCAGCTATttag GGACCGTATGGTACTTCGGTGATAAGAACAGCtcgaattataatattagtGGGGATGAAACTATGA AAACGATACTGAATCATCACTTCGGAAGTCTGATACTGTCAAGTTTCATTAGTCTGTCTACCAAGCACATGCGCATCTTGTTCTTTTGGACCAATAGTACCCTATCccttccctttttttttgaccaCTCAATTCAGCacttaaaggaaaaatttc aatttattttaaaaccCATTTCCGAGATGATCGATAAGTACACTATGTCCGCATATTGTGAA atGTCTATGACTTCATACCCTTATTTACAAGCTTGCGATATTTCGTCCAAAAAGTTAGTTAACTCTACATCCCCCGCAGCATCACTTCACGga ATAACTTATATACTGAATATAATCATTCCGTGTTTTACAATTCTGGTGgtaacatttttttcatttaat ATTTTCAATAACTTTCAAAGAtataatgatttattttCCCCAAACTTCATCCCTAATCCTTTTTTTGCGGCACTT ACAATCGGAGTTCTGTGCGGTATTATAACATCCTACTTTATCACAGTCATACCTACGTTAGCTGATAGTATTTTGTACTGCTTCATTTGTGAGTGTTATCAAAAACAAATGATAGATGAGAGCCCCATGAGGAAAATATTTACTCCTATTCTTTTAAGAGAatttatattagaaatatatgaagaGTACAACACTAAGCCATAA
- the PmUG01_13028500 gene encoding 60S ribosomal protein L14, putative — MPRVELTEEEKLNLTKKNLLFKRFVEPGRLCLVEYGPYAGKLCFVIDIVTLTRVIVDGGFVTGVPRMIMPLKRLKLLKERIKIKKNCKSGYLRKTINSTKILESFKESNLGKKIIVKKKRDLATDYERFQVYYARRALKKKIASLIIKKNTMKKKGGISNKEKTKKVNKTAAKKK, encoded by the exons ATGCCACGTGTCGAATTAACAGAAGAAGAGAAATTGAACTTAACGAAAAAAAACCTACTATTCAAAAGGTTTGTTGAGCCGGGAAGATTATGCCTTGTTGAATATGGTCCCTATGCGGGAAAg ttGTGCTTTGTCATTGATATCGTAACTCTAACTAGAGTTATTGTCGATGGAGGATTTGTAACCGG TGTACCTAGAATGATTATGCCATTGAAAAGACTAAAGTTATTAAAggaaagaattaaaataaaaaaaaactgcaAAAGTGGGTATTTGagaaaaacaataaatagcACTAAAATATTAGAATCATTTAAGGAATCTAATCttgggaaaaaaataatagtaaaaaaaaaaagagaccTAGCTACAGATTATGAAAGATTTCAGGTATATTATGCCAGGAgagctttaaaaaaaaaaatagcttccttaattattaaaaaaaacacaatgaaaaaaaagggtgGTATAAGTAATAAGGAGAAAactaaaaaagttaataaaacTGCAGccaagaaaaaataa
- the PmUG01_13028600 gene encoding ATP-specific succinyl-CoA synthetase beta subunit, putative, producing MISVKSKTKFMMDLRRYISYSIWNLGSKLSSNKRNHFSFFFLDKKYLSIHEYLSIDLLRFHNIPCPQGYPAKTPEEAEEKALELQNACGDIDIVVKAQILSGGRGVGYFKENNFQGGVHICRNSTEVKEISSKMLNNTLVTKQTGDEGKKCNTVFICERFYIRKERYVAFTLDRTSNSIMLLGSKVGGSSIEEINKKDKNAIYKMSIDIKNGLTNGQSREFCEKIGFKNIELNIVTDMVINLYKIFKQYDCTLLEINPLSETNDGRVLCCDAKLNFDDNAEYRQKEIFQKRDLSQEDSIEIQARKHNLNYVSLNGNIACMVNGAGLAMATLDLIVLHNGSPSNFLDVGGSATEEEISEALKIINNNEKAKVCFINILGGIMRCDIIAKGIINAMKQVEFKKPLIIRLEGTNEQEAEKLIKESNLSCILCQDMNAAAEKSVAMANIIEIANRSNINVGFLSNNVLN from the coding sequence ATGATTTCGGTAAAAAGTAAGACAAAATTTATGATGGATCTGCGCAGGTATATAAGTTATAGCATATGGAATTTAGGAAGTAAATTAAGTAGTAATAAGAGAAaccatttttcttttttttttttggataaaaaatatttaagtatacATGAGTATTTATCTATAGATTTATTGCGTTTTCATAATATTCCATGCCCTCAAGGGTATCCTGCAAAGACCCCAGAAGAAGCAGAAGAAAAAGCACTGGAGTTACAAAATGCTTGTggagatatagatatagtaGTAAAAGCACAAATATTAAGTGGAGGAAGAGGGGTAGGTTATTTTAAGGAAAACAATTTCCAAGGaggtgtacatatatgtaggAACAGTACAGAAGTTAAAGAGATTTCATCAAAAATGTTGAATAACACACTTGTAACTAAGCAGACAGGAGATGAAggcaaaaaatgtaatactgtatttatatgtgaaAGGTTTTATATAAGGAAAGAAAGATATGTAGCTTTCACGTTAGATCGAACTTCTAATAGTATTATGTTATTAGGATCAAAAGTAGGTGGATCTTCCATAgaagaaattaataaaaaagataaaaacgCTATTTATAAGATGAGTAtagatattaaaaatggaTTAACAAATGGTCAGTCAAGAGAATTTTGTGAGAAAATAGGattcaaaaatattgaaCTGAATATTGTTACTGATATGGTAATAAatctatataaaatttttaaacaatACGATTGTACATTATTGGAAATTAATCCATTATCAGAAACAAATGATGGAAGAGTTCTATGTTGTGATGCTAAACTAAACTTCGATGATAATGCAGAATATAgacaaaaagaaattttccaaaaaagAGATTTATCACAAGAAGATTCGATAGAAATTCAAGCAAGgaaacataatttaaattatgtatcACTAAATGGAAATATTGCATGTATGGTTAATGGTGCAGGATTAGCAATGGCAACACTCGATCTAATAGTTTTACATAACGGTTCACCATCTAACTTTTTAGATGTAGGCGGTAGTGCAACTGAAGAAGAAATTTCGGAGGctctaaaaattattaataataatgaaaaagcaAAAGTTTGTTTTATCAACATTCTGGGTGGAATCATGCGGTGTGATATTATTGCCAAGGGTATTATTAATGCAATGAAACAAGTGGAATTTAAAAAACCACTTATTATAAGGTTAGAAGGCACAAATGAACAAGAAGccgaaaaattaattaaagagTCGAATCTCAGCTGCATCTTATGTCAAGATATGAATGCAGCTGCTGAAAAAAGCGTAGCCATGGCaaatataatagaaatagCCAACCGGTCCAACATTAATGTGGGCTTTCTCTCTAACAATGTCCTTAACTAA
- the MAPK1 gene encoding mitogen-activated protein kinase 1, putative, whose amino-acid sequence MGKEEEKEQKDEIDRNVLRKYDIIKRIGKGAYGIVFKGRCKKNKKIVAVKKIFGAFQNSTDAQRTYREIMFLYQLNGHDNIIKLMDVMKAKNDNDIYLVFDYMETDLHEVIRADLLEEIHKKYIIYQLLRALKYIHSGLLLHRDIKPSNILLNAECHIKVADFGLARSISTEVNENKIPVLTDYVATRWYRAPEILLGSTNYTEGVDMWSLGCIMAELAIGKPLFRGNSTMNQLERIIEITGKPNKKDIEDIKSPFAETIISSFVNIKKRNFSDIFHKVSKDSLDLLQKMLQFNPSKRISAENALKHKYVEQFHFLIDEPVCRRIVTIPVDDSTKFKVNFYRNIVYSDIMRRKKCYAYQQPLGNGHSKRGPSLLANSRGKMSQAEQVCQGKVAHEGKEAEEAEEVEEVEKVEEVEEVEEVEKVEEVEEVEEVEEVEEVNESNRAKEAEGVVVEDASEEEAGQGNKDIRRDILGTSVTTGTAVTATTATSRNNKWSSKKTNNKMKFSESSNAVYSKNYEHMNMKKQTYSHADKKCHNKKGLKHKEMKNIKISSEKEKAEAYCDSSLHKYNEMSAPQSNEKYYYEHNTIENKNNRRADLFYYKALKSMNMEGKDRRRTSINNGVVGSMANRQNFDKPYAKGRMVIENVNRGVIKCGGRHVDRSGSKNVDKSGCKKKDRSYLANFNDMNRRKHEHPISQDTSSSKNRYKVNCEWDENKMKETRKGNFCMTYYYDLTDEKHQTNKKKSG is encoded by the coding sequence ATGGGaaaggaagaagaaaaagagcAGAAAGACGAGATAGACAGGAATGTGTTAAGGAAGTATgacataataaaaagaataggGAAGGGAGCGTACGGAATAGTATTTAAAGGAAGATGtaagaagaataaaaagatTGTAGCAGTGAAAAAGATATTTGGAGCATTTCAAAATTCAACAGATGCTCAAAGGACATATCGAGAAATCATGTTTTTGTATCAACTTAATGGAcatgataatataataaaattaatggaTGTAATGAAAgcaaaaaatgataatgatatatatttagtatttGATTATATGGAAACAGATTTACATGAAGTAATAAGAGCAGATTTATTAGAagaaattcataaaaaatatattatatatcagTTATTAAGggcattaaaatatatacattcaggtttattattacatagaGATATTAAACcatcaaatatattactaaatGCTGAATGTCATATAAAGGTGGCAGATTTTGGATTAGCTAGAAGTATATCAACAGAAGttaatgaaaacaaaattcCCGTTTTAACAGATTATGTAGCTACAAGATGGTATAGAGCACCAGAGATTTTGTTAGGTAGTACTAATTATACAGAAGGTGTAGATATGTGGTCTCTAGGTTGTATTATGGCTGAACTGGCAATAGGAAAGCCATTATTTAGAGGTAATTCTACAATGAATCAATTAGAAAGAATTATAGAAATCACTGGAAaaccaaataaaaaagatattgaAGATATTAAATCCCCATTTGCCGAAACGATTATATCATCTTTcgttaatattaaaaaaagaaatttttcaGATATATTCCATAAAGTTTCTAAAGATTCGTTAGATCTACTCCAAAAGATGTTACAATTTAATCCTTCTAAACGTATAAGTGCAGAAAATGCACTAAAACATAAATACGTTGAGCAATTCCACTTTCTTATTGATGAACCTGTGTGCAGGAGAATTGTTACAATTCCAGTTGATGATAGCACAAAATTTAAAGTCAATTTTTATCGAAATATTGTCTATAGTGATATCATGCGAAGGAAAAAGTGTTATGCGTATCAGCAGCCCTTAGGTAATGGTCACTCTAAAAGGGGACCTAGTCTCTTGGCCAATTCGAGGGGCAAAATGAGTCAGGCTGAACAGGTATGCCAGGGGAAAGTAGCGCACGAAGGAAAAGAAGCAGAAGAAGCggaagaagtggaagaagtggaaaaagtggaagaagtggaagaagtggaagaagtggaaaaagtggaagaagtggaagaagtggaagaagtggaagaagtggaagaagtAAACGAGTCAAACAGAGCAAAAGAGGCAGAGGGGGTCGTAGTGGAAGATGCATCGGAGGAAGAGGCGGGTCAAGGAAATAAGGATATCAGAAGAGATATTTTAGGAACCTCTGTGACGACAGGTACAGCAGTAACCGCCACTACTGCCACCAGTAGAAATAACAAATGGAGCTCGAAAAAAACgaataacaaaatgaaattcTCTGAATCGTCTAATGCAGTTTATTCAAAGAATTATGAACATATGAATATGAAGAAACAAACTTATTCCCATGCAGATAAGAAATGTCATAATAAAAAGGGGTTGAAACAtaaggaaatgaaaaatattaaaattagtaGTGAAAAGGAGAAAGCAGAAGCTTACTGTGATAGTTCGTTACATAAATACAATGAAATGTCTGCCCCTCAGTCGAACGAGAAATACTACTATGAGCATAATAccattgaaaataaaaataatagaagagctgaccttttttattataaagcTCTTAAAAGTATGAACATGGAAGGTAAGGATAGAAGAAGAACATCTATCAATAACGGTGTTGTAGGCTCGATGGCGAACAGGCAGAATTTTGATAAGCCATATGCGAAGGGGAGAATGGTGATAGAGAACGTAAACAGGGGTGTTATCAAGTGTGGAGGAAGACATGTGGACAGGAGTGGCAGTAAAAATGTGGATAAAAGTGGatgcaaaaaaaaggatCGAAGTTATTTAGCTAACTTTAACGATATGAATAGAAGAAAACACGAGCACCCCATTTCGCAAGATACTTCATCTAGTAAGAACAGATATAAAGTAAATTGCGAATGGgatgaaaacaaaatgaaagaaaCGCGAAAAGGTAACTTTTGTATgacatattattatgatcTAACTGATGAAAAACATCaaacgaataaaaaaaaaagcgggtga